From the genome of Rathayibacter sp. VKM Ac-2804:
CTCATCCTGGTGCTGAGCGGCCCGGTCGCCTCCGCCGTCGGCGACGTCGTCGGTCTCGGCCCCGCCGCGCTGTCGGTCTGGAACATCGTCAAGTGGCCGGTGCTCGTGATCATCGCGGTGCTGACCATCGCGATCCTCTACTACTGGGCGCCGAACATCCGCCAGCCGAAGTTCCGCTGGATCAGCGTCGGCTCGATCCTCGCGCTCGCGATCTGGCTGCTCGCCTCGGTCGGTTTCGCGTTCTACGTCGCCAACTTCTCCAACTACAACAAGACCTACGGCTCGCTCGGTGGCGTCATCGTCTTCCTGCTCTGGATCTGGATCACCAACATCGCCCTGCTCTTCGGCGCCGAGTTCGACGCCGAGCTCGAGCGCGGCCGCGAGCTCCAGGCCGGCATCGAGGCGGAGGAGACCATCCAGCTGCCCCCGCGCGACACGGCCGCGAGCGAGAAGAAGGCCGCGGTGCACGAGAAGGACGTCCGCGACGGCCGCTGGCTGCGCCTCTCCAGCGAGAACCGCGGCCAGAAGGGCCCGTCGCAGGACGACGAGGCCGCGAAGGACACCGAGAAGGCGTCCGCGAAGGACTGACGCGGGATGAGGACGCGCGGCGCCCATCACTCGGATCGAGTAGCCCCGCACGGGCGTCTCGAGCTCATGGTGGTCGAGTAGCCCCGCAGGGGCGTCTCGAGACCCGACGTCCTCAGCAGGGCGGGCTCGCAGCCTCCTCCTCCGACGCTGGTGGATCTCGATGCGCCCGCTCGGCGGGCTCCTCGATCAGCACGGGTGCCCGCCGAGGTCCTGAGCAGCCGGCGCAGTCCGACCCCGTGCCGCACACGGGTCAGGACTCGAGCCCCCAGAGCTCCCGGTAGTAGAGCGCCCGCTCCTCGTCGGGCTCGACCCCGTACTCCCGCAGCAGGAGCGGCGCCCAGCCGTCGCCGTAGTTCCAGCCGAGGCTGACCGCCGCCACCGCGAGGTCCGCCCAGCGGTCGCCCACGCCGAGGTCGCCCACGTCGACGGAGGCGCACCAGCGTCCGTCGGCGCCGATCAGCGTGTTCGGCGCGCAGGCGTCCCCGTGCACGACGACGGGCTCGTCCAGCGCCGGCGCCGCGCCGAGCGCCGCGGGACGCCGGTCGAACCACGAGTCGCCACGCAGCGCCGCGGGCACCTCGGCGACGGGCAGCGCGTGCACCGCCCGCAGTCCCGCCGCGATCGCCCGCACCGCGTCCTCCGGCCGCGCGACCCACTCCGGAGCGACGGCGCTCGCACCGTCGAGCGGTGCCGTCAGCAGCCACTGGGCCTCGGGGTCCTCACCGCGCTCGAGGATCCGCGGCGCCGGGTGCCGCCCGGCCAGCCACTCCAGCCGCACCGCCTCCCGCCCGAGGTCGACACCGCTCGCCCGCGGATTCCACTTCAGATACCCGTCCCGCACACGGAACGTCAGCCCGTCCAGCTGGTTCCGCCACACCAGCTCCGGCGCGACTCCCCCGTTGAGCGCCACCGCCACCTCGGGGACCCGCACCCCGACCATCGACGTCTGCCTGCTCAGATCCAGCCCACTCACCCCTCCACCCTCCCGCGAGACGCCACTTGTGCACGCTCTCCTCGGCGTGTCGCGTGCACAGGTGGCATCTCGAAGACGGTCAGCGCAGGTAGCGGAGGAGGAGGGTGTCGCCGGCGGCCAGCACGTGAGCCAGGCGCATGTCGCGCGGCGTCGCAGCGCCGCGGGCGATGCGTCCGGCGTCACCCGACTCGAGCGACGGGCTGATCGTCAGGCACAGCTCGTCGACGGCGTCCGCCGCCAGCAGCGTGCCGAGGAGGCCCGGACCGCCCTCGCAGTGGATCCGGCCGAGCCCGCGCTCGACGAGCCGCGCGCGCATCAGGCCCGCATCCAGCGCGTCCTCGCCGCAGACCAGCATGTCGGCCACGTCGGCCAGCTCGGCGCGCCGCCGCTCCGGCGAGGCGGCCGTCGTCACGACGATCGGCCGCACCGGCGCCTCGGTGAAGATCCGCGACGCGGGATCGAGGTCGAGCGACCCCGACACGATCGCGAACAGCGGGTGCGGAGGCAGCCCCGCCGCCGTCCGCGCCGCCACGGCCTCGTCGCCGAGCACCATCGGCCCGTAGCCCTCGGTCCGCACCGTCCCGGCCGCGACCAGCACCACGTCGGCCAGGCGCCGCAGCAGGTCGAAGACCCGCAGGTCCGCCTCGCCGCCCAGCGCCCCCGACACGCCCTCGCGCGTCACCGCGCCGTCGATGCTCGAGACGAAGTTCACCCGCAGCCAGCGGTCACCCGCGCCCTCCGCATAGGCCGCGAGCAGCTGCCCGTCGTCCAGGTCCGCAGCCGGCGCGGGCCGGAGCCGATCGATCCGCGCGCTCACGCGCCGGCCGCCGTCTCGTCGGCCGCGACGTTGTGTCGCAGATACGCCGGAGCGCGCCAGCCGAGCACCGCCTCCGTCAGCCGCACCGCGTCCACCGCCTGCCGCACGTCGTGCATCCGGACGATCCGCGCCCCGTTCAGGATGCAGATCACCGCCGCCGCCAGCGAGCCCTCGAGCCGCTCGCCCTGCGGCCGGTCCAGGGTCTCGCCGATGAAGTCCTTGTTCGAGACCGCCGCGAGCACGGGGAGCCCGAGCACCGCGAGCTCCCCCAGCCGTCGGGTCAGCTCGAGCGTGTGCAGCGTGTTCTTGTTGAGATCGTGGCCGGGATCGGCGATCAGCCGGTCGTCGGGGATCCCCGCCGCCCGCGCCCGGTCGACCCGGACGCGCAGGTGCTCGATCACCTCCGCCACGACGTCGTCGTACTGCGGCGCCGCCGGCTCGCTCCGCGGCGCGCCGAGGCTGTGCGTGACGACGAGCTGCGCGGAGGAGCCCGCCAGCACCGCGAGCATCCCGGGATCGTGCAGCCCGCTGGTGTCGTTGACGACGGAGGCGCCCTCGGCGATGCTCGCCCGGGCCACCTCGGCGCGGGTCGTGTCGACGGAGATCACCACGTCGCTGCGCTCGTGGATGCCCGCGACCACCGGCACCACCCGGTCCAGCTCCTCCTGGAGCGAGACGGCGGGCCCGCGGCCGAACGGCACCCCGCCGATGTCGACCCAGTCGGCGCCCTGCTCGGCGGCCCGCACGGCCGCCTCGACGGCACGGTCGAGCGCGAAGGTGGAGCCCTTGTCGTAGAAGGAGTCCGGCGTGCGGTTCACGACCGCCATCACCGCGACCTCCCGCTCGAAGTCGAACCCGCGTCCGCCGATCGTGCGCCTCATCGTCCGCCGTCCCTCCGCCTCGCCGCACCGAGCGAGCGTCGGCGCCGCTCACCCTAGACGAGCCGGATCGGCGGGGCCTGCGGCGGCAGGAGGGGAGTCGCTGCCGTGTCCTCCAGCAGCACCTGGAAGAGCAGGTGGTCCTGCCACTCCCCCGCGATCCGCAGGTAGCGGCGGGCCGTGCCGATGCGCTCGAAGCCGTTGCGCTCGAGCACCGTCTGCGAGCCGACGTTGTGCAGCAGCGTGCCCGCCTGCACCCGGTGCAGCCGCAGCTCGTCGCGGGCGAGGCCGAGCGTCGCGCCGACCGCCCGGGTCATCACCCCGCGGCCCTCGAGCTCGCCGTCGACCCAGTAGCCGAGGTCCGCGCTGTCGAAGGCGCCGTGCACCACGTTCGAGAGCGTCACCCGCCCGACGAGCTCGTCGCCGCGCTCGAGCACCAGCGGGAGGAGCGCTCCGGACCGGTGCCCGTGCAGGGCGTCGGCGATCGCGTCGGTCTGCCCGCCGGCCTCGAAGAACCGGGCCGAGCGCGTCGGCTCCCACGGCGCGAGCCGGAGCCGGTTGCGGCGGTACGCGCTCGCGAGTGCGGGGCCGTCCTCGCGGGCGATCAGGCGGAGGACGGTGCCGTGGCCGACGGCGATCGAGGCTGACACCCTGCGAGGCTAGACCGCGCAGCCGGGGACGTCGAGCCGGCCGTCAACGCACGACACCCCCGGCCGGGGCCGGGGGTGTCGTCGTGGTGGGCGATACTGGGATCGAACCAGTGACCTCTTCCGTGTCAGGGAAGCGCGCTACCGCTGCGCCAATCGCCCGCTGCTCCGCGAAGGAGCGCCTCGTTCGGTGAACGATCGAGGTGGATACGGGATTCGAACCCGTGTATACGGCTTTGCAGGCCGCTGCCTCGCCTCTCGGCCAATCCACCGTGTACGGGATTCGGTGTCGGCGGCCCCTCGGAGAGTGATCTCTCGGGGCCGACCAGGTGAAACACCGGCCCGGGGGCCGGTCTTCGAGCGGATGACGAGATTCGAACTCGCGACCCTCACCTTGGCAAGGTGATGCGCTACCACTGCGCCACATCCGCATGATGTGTTGGTCTTGCTGTACTGCCGTGTTGCTACTGCCGTGTTGCTCTTGCCTGTCTCCCCCGCGCTTTCGCTGCCCGGCTCGACCTAGAAGACTGTATCCGAACGCCGCGCGAACTTCCAAATCGAGGGCGCCCCGTTTCGCGCGCCGAGACGCCGGACCCGCGTCTTTCCGCGCGAAACCGGCCCGCAATCCGCTGTTCACCCGGGCGTGGCG
Proteins encoded in this window:
- a CDS encoding YihY/virulence factor BrkB family protein, with translation MAEKSTTREKTAPEPDDARKPDDVTDISKRSWLYVLKKTGREFGADQCTDLAAALTYYAVLALFPALLAIVSVLGLFGQAQATTQTVLDLVGNLASAEVVDLLRDPIESLVNSPAAGVAFVTGLLGALWSASGYVGAFGRAMNRVYEIDEGRPFWKLRPTMLGVTVVTVILIVVAALILVLSGPVASAVGDVVGLGPAALSVWNIVKWPVLVIIAVLTIAILYYWAPNIRQPKFRWISVGSILALAIWLLASVGFAFYVANFSNYNKTYGSLGGVIVFLLWIWITNIALLFGAEFDAELERGRELQAGIEAEETIQLPPRDTAASEKKAAVHEKDVRDGRWLRLSSENRGQKGPSQDDEAAKDTEKASAKD
- a CDS encoding phosphotransferase; translated protein: MSGLDLSRQTSMVGVRVPEVAVALNGGVAPELVWRNQLDGLTFRVRDGYLKWNPRASGVDLGREAVRLEWLAGRHPAPRILERGEDPEAQWLLTAPLDGASAVAPEWVARPEDAVRAIAAGLRAVHALPVAEVPAALRGDSWFDRRPAALGAAPALDEPVVVHGDACAPNTLIGADGRWCASVDVGDLGVGDRWADLAVAAVSLGWNYGDGWAPLLLREYGVEPDEERALYYRELWGLES
- a CDS encoding pyrimidine reductase family protein produces the protein MSARIDRLRPAPAADLDDGQLLAAYAEGAGDRWLRVNFVSSIDGAVTREGVSGALGGEADLRVFDLLRRLADVVLVAAGTVRTEGYGPMVLGDEAVAARTAAGLPPHPLFAIVSGSLDLDPASRIFTEAPVRPIVVTTAASPERRRAELADVADMLVCGEDALDAGLMRARLVERGLGRIHCEGGPGLLGTLLAADAVDELCLTISPSLESGDAGRIARGAATPRDMRLAHVLAAGDTLLLRYLR
- the folP gene encoding dihydropteroate synthase, with translation MRRTIGGRGFDFEREVAVMAVVNRTPDSFYDKGSTFALDRAVEAAVRAAEQGADWVDIGGVPFGRGPAVSLQEELDRVVPVVAGIHERSDVVISVDTTRAEVARASIAEGASVVNDTSGLHDPGMLAVLAGSSAQLVVTHSLGAPRSEPAAPQYDDVVAEVIEHLRVRVDRARAAGIPDDRLIADPGHDLNKNTLHTLELTRRLGELAVLGLPVLAAVSNKDFIGETLDRPQGERLEGSLAAAVICILNGARIVRMHDVRQAVDAVRLTEAVLGWRAPAYLRHNVAADETAAGA
- a CDS encoding GNAT family N-acetyltransferase yields the protein MSASIAVGHGTVLRLIAREDGPALASAYRRNRLRLAPWEPTRSARFFEAGGQTDAIADALHGHRSGALLPLVLERGDELVGRVTLSNVVHGAFDSADLGYWVDGELEGRGVMTRAVGATLGLARDELRLHRVQAGTLLHNVGSQTVLERNGFERIGTARRYLRIAGEWQDHLLFQVLLEDTAATPLLPPQAPPIRLV